TATGGTTTCTGATGTGTAATTGTTGGTAGAGCATGAGTTGGTTTTTTAAAACCATTTTTTTTGGCAGTATACACGAGAAAGTGCATAAATTAATTGCCAGATTCAGGGAACCTTTTATCAGAATATGTTCCTTTGTTTCAGGTTCATCTTCGGAAAGTGACACACAGAGACAGATTTCTGCGGAAGAGTGCTGTGATATCTGCCATTGGAAACCGCATATGGAGAGATCTTATCCATAATCCgttgcatttaattttttctgtaGATGTCCTTGGCATGACAAGCTCCACTTTGGCGTCTCTTAGCAAAGGTTTTGCTGAGCTCTCAACTGATGGGCAATTTCTACAGCTTCGTTCAAAGCAGGTAACATTGTCCCAGTATTTTCTCAATTGACAGGAGATTAAGTTCTTACTGATGTTAAGAAATGGATGCAGGTGTGGTCACGGAGGATTACTGGTGTTGGTGATGGAATTGTACAAGGAACTGAAGCTCTTGCGCAAGGTTTTGCTTTTGGAGTGTCAGGAGTCGTGAGGAAACCTGTGGAGAGTGCTAGGCAGAATGGTCTTCTTGGCCTTGCCCATGGACTTGGACAAGCTTTCCTGGGATTTTTTGTACAGCCAATGAGTGGAGCATTAGATTTTTTCTCGTTGACTGTTGATGGAATCGGTGCAAGTTGCTCCAGGTTCTTAGAGATTCTAAATAACAAGAGAGACTTCCAGCGAATACAGAACCCACGGGTATTTCATTCTTACAATGTACTACGAGAGTACTCGGAGAGAGAAGCACTTGGTCAGGTATCTCGTCATGGTTTCATTAAATTCATTCATGactttactattttttattgcttgacatttataaatactagGTCATGTGTGTCACATTTTGTAAGGCTTCTAATGGTGCACCCTTCAGACCAAACAATGCAATTTCTTTGTGCTCTATCAGTTTAAATGCCTTCTTGCTCTTGCAAGGCAAACAGATGAATTAATTTCGTATTTTCCTTAATGAAGAGACTGTCCTGATGATGTTGAAATTCTGATGTAGCTTATCATAATAGAAAAGATTAGCGTTTAATTTGGACAACATTAActttctcctcctcctccataAGCTGTTCTATGATGAATCTGGCACTGAGAGTTTTCAAAATATGGAATTGGAACAATCTGACCTCTCAATTTCTGTTTCAGATGATACTTTACCTTGCAGAAGCAAGTCGGAATTTTGGATGTACTGAAATATTCAAAGAGCCATCAAAATTTGCCTGGTCAGATTGCTATGAAGAGCATTTTGTTGTACCCTATCACCGGATTGTCTTAAGTGACTAATAGGCGAGTCATGCTGCTGCAGGTAATCGCTGGATGCATTTCTGTTCATTCTTTAGCATATCCTCTCCTTTGCTtagaataatagttttta
The window above is part of the Sesamum indicum cultivar Zhongzhi No. 13 linkage group LG2, S_indicum_v1.0, whole genome shotgun sequence genome. Proteins encoded here:
- the LOC105155978 gene encoding putative vacuolar protein sorting-associated protein 13A isoform X2, whose translation is MVGRRNWNFHHSIFPILLRGLRTNWVHLRKVTHRDRFLRKSAVISAIGNRIWRDLIHNPLHLIFSVDVLGMTSSTLASLSKGFAELSTDGQFLQLRSKQVWSRRITGVGDGIVQGTEALAQGFAFGVSGVVRKPVESARQNGLLGLAHGLGQAFLGFFVQPMSGALDFFSLTVDGIGASCSRFLEILNNKRDFQRIQNPRVFHSYNVLREYSEREALGQMILYLAEASRNFGCTEIFKEPSKFAWSDCYEEHFVVPYHRIVLSD
- the LOC105155978 gene encoding putative vacuolar protein sorting-associated protein 13A isoform X1, translated to MVGRRNWNFHHSIFPILLRGLRTNWVGYELASASEPSEYILQTMNIIRYVHLRKVTHRDRFLRKSAVISAIGNRIWRDLIHNPLHLIFSVDVLGMTSSTLASLSKGFAELSTDGQFLQLRSKQVWSRRITGVGDGIVQGTEALAQGFAFGVSGVVRKPVESARQNGLLGLAHGLGQAFLGFFVQPMSGALDFFSLTVDGIGASCSRFLEILNNKRDFQRIQNPRVFHSYNVLREYSEREALGQMILYLAEASRNFGCTEIFKEPSKFAWSDCYEEHFVVPYHRIVLSD
- the LOC105155978 gene encoding putative vacuolar protein sorting-associated protein 13A isoform X3; the encoded protein is MLVHLRKVTHRDRFLRKSAVISAIGNRIWRDLIHNPLHLIFSVDVLGMTSSTLASLSKGFAELSTDGQFLQLRSKQVWSRRITGVGDGIVQGTEALAQGFAFGVSGVVRKPVESARQNGLLGLAHGLGQAFLGFFVQPMSGALDFFSLTVDGIGASCSRFLEILNNKRDFQRIQNPRVFHSYNVLREYSEREALGQMILYLAEASRNFGCTEIFKEPSKFAWSDCYEEHFVVPYHRIVLSD